In a single window of the Streptomyces sp. HUAS ZL42 genome:
- a CDS encoding PEP-utilizing enzyme: protein MKSWITDWQRSERLPHYTRANAGETLPEPASPLGWTLVWGRGLQGWRHGFVGFGIYREEEVAGPRPPFVGMFGGHFYLNLSHMRLFGIRMGQTADQIDTAFVGQRSDTPVYVAHPDDHDEELTAKAGATLQRMLGQAGFPEADADRERLRALRRSRPDLTQLSDAELVAHARSLLDEVETTFQRHVESSLPASVGPAILGPLCASVDRPGSLLDLIGGLGDVDSASPSTGLWTLSRQVAASAELSALFDRGPVAVEQALDGAAGDVKAFRDSFEEFLAEYGDRGPNEWDIHALSWEAAPVQALALVDRIRHSSDDASPAARRTRLAEGRERTAREIRTMLPEDTQPMFDAGMHAAQVWIPARERTKGNCVTAVNEIRMAVRELGRRGVGAGLFTRPEDVMMLLDTELDDYVAAPESFGPLIARRLEEYAGLHELEPPFFVADDAQTEIDSWPRRAEERTPAAVEGDVLGGVGGSHGTYTGRVRVVTDPASCEALEPGEVLVAPITDAAWTPLFLVAGAAVVDVGALNSHAVVVCRELGIPAVISVEDGTRRLRDGMVITVDGTAGTVTVDGVPAPLGS from the coding sequence ATGAAGAGCTGGATCACGGACTGGCAGCGCAGTGAGCGGCTGCCGCACTACACCCGGGCCAACGCCGGCGAGACCCTGCCGGAACCCGCCAGCCCGCTGGGCTGGACCCTGGTCTGGGGGCGAGGCCTGCAGGGCTGGCGTCACGGCTTCGTCGGCTTCGGCATCTACCGCGAGGAGGAGGTGGCCGGCCCCCGGCCGCCGTTCGTCGGCATGTTCGGCGGCCACTTCTACCTCAACCTGTCCCACATGCGGCTGTTCGGCATCCGCATGGGCCAGACGGCGGACCAGATCGACACGGCCTTCGTCGGTCAGCGCTCCGACACGCCGGTGTACGTGGCGCACCCGGACGACCACGACGAGGAACTGACCGCCAAGGCGGGCGCGACACTGCAGCGGATGCTCGGCCAGGCCGGCTTCCCCGAGGCCGACGCCGACCGGGAAAGGCTGCGCGCCCTGCGTCGCTCGCGACCCGACCTGACTCAGCTGTCCGATGCCGAACTGGTGGCGCACGCACGGTCGTTGCTGGACGAGGTGGAGACGACCTTCCAGCGGCACGTCGAGTCGTCGCTGCCCGCGTCCGTCGGACCGGCGATCCTCGGCCCGCTGTGCGCGAGCGTGGACCGCCCCGGCTCCCTGCTCGACCTGATCGGCGGTCTCGGCGACGTCGACTCCGCCTCGCCCTCGACCGGGCTGTGGACGCTCTCCCGCCAGGTGGCGGCCTCGGCCGAGCTGAGCGCACTGTTCGACCGGGGTCCGGTGGCGGTGGAGCAGGCGCTCGACGGGGCGGCAGGGGACGTGAAGGCGTTCCGTGACTCCTTCGAGGAGTTCCTGGCGGAGTACGGCGACCGCGGCCCCAACGAGTGGGACATCCATGCGCTGTCCTGGGAGGCGGCACCCGTCCAGGCGCTGGCCCTGGTCGACCGGATCCGGCACAGTTCCGACGACGCCTCCCCGGCCGCCCGACGAACTCGGCTGGCCGAGGGGCGTGAGCGGACGGCGCGGGAGATCCGGACCATGCTGCCCGAGGACACGCAGCCCATGTTCGACGCCGGCATGCACGCCGCGCAGGTGTGGATCCCGGCCCGCGAGCGCACCAAGGGGAACTGCGTCACCGCCGTCAACGAGATCCGCATGGCCGTACGGGAGCTCGGTCGCCGCGGCGTCGGGGCGGGGCTCTTCACTCGGCCCGAGGACGTGATGATGCTGCTGGACACCGAACTCGACGACTATGTCGCCGCCCCGGAGTCCTTCGGCCCCCTGATCGCGCGGCGGCTCGAGGAGTATGCGGGCCTGCACGAGCTGGAACCTCCGTTCTTCGTCGCCGACGACGCGCAGACCGAGATCGACAGCTGGCCGCGACGCGCCGAGGAGCGGACTCCGGCGGCCGTCGAGGGTGATGTGCTCGGTGGGGTGGGGGGCAGCCACGGCACGTACACCGGAAGGGTGCGGGTCGTCACCGACCCGGCCTCGTGCGAGGCGCTGGAGCCCGGCGAGGTGCTGGTCGCGCCGATCACGGACGCGGCCTGGACCCCGCTGTTCCTGGTCGCCGGAGCGGCCGTCGTCGACGTGGGCGCGCTCAACAGCCACGCCGTGGTGGTCTGCCGTGAGCTGGGCATCCCGGCCGTGATCTCCGTCGAGGACGGGACGCGACGGCTCCGGGACGGCATGGTGATCACGGTCGACGGCACCGCGGGCACGGTCACCGTGGACGGTGTCCCCGCGCCGCTCGGCAGCTGA
- a CDS encoding putative quinol monooxygenase, whose protein sequence is MTEEIIVAGWMDYEPGDRGTMLEALVELGRRTREEEPGCLDYAMTADPTDERRIRVYEHWASRRALDEHFATPHIKDFRAAVAGLTRVGVSLTAHTVAESRPMR, encoded by the coding sequence GTGACTGAGGAAATCATCGTCGCCGGCTGGATGGACTACGAACCCGGCGACCGCGGCACGATGTTGGAGGCCCTCGTCGAGCTGGGCCGGCGGACCCGGGAGGAGGAACCCGGCTGCCTGGACTACGCCATGACCGCCGATCCCACCGACGAGCGACGTATCCGGGTGTACGAGCACTGGGCCTCCCGGCGGGCCCTCGACGAGCACTTCGCCACCCCGCACATCAAGGACTTCCGGGCGGCCGTGGCAGGGCTGACCCGGGTCGGGGTCTCCCTGACGGCCCACACCGTCGCGGAATCACGCCCCATGCGGTGA
- a CDS encoding NADP-dependent oxidoreductase: MTPRTTRVVCLVRRPDGEPLPGDFAVEERPLPPLGEGQLLVRNLYMSVDPSMRGRLESTEKHYTHNFTPGSPLDGRALGVVEESRCAQVPPGTYVRHQLGWRERAVLDVADTDGAGRIDTRLAPLPTWLGLLGQTGFTAYVGLTRIAELRPGDTVLVSAAAGAVGSAAGQFAGLLGAERVIGTAGGPDKCALLVKEFGYDAAADYRAEPVRDALARLAPDGVDVYFDNVGGEHLAAALHALRTGGRVALCGMMSQFGGDRRPADINQLIQAVLKRLTLRGFIVRDHDDLRPDFEQRVAGWLAEGRITARETVVDGLENAAGALLSLLGGGNVGKMLVRLDDCP, from the coding sequence GTGACGCCCCGTACCACCCGGGTGGTCTGTCTGGTGCGCCGACCCGACGGAGAACCGCTCCCCGGTGACTTCGCCGTCGAGGAACGCCCGCTGCCGCCCCTGGGGGAGGGGCAGCTGCTCGTGCGCAACCTCTACATGAGCGTCGACCCGTCCATGCGCGGACGTCTGGAGAGCACCGAAAAGCACTACACACACAACTTCACCCCGGGCTCGCCGCTCGACGGCCGTGCCCTCGGCGTCGTGGAGGAGAGCCGGTGTGCCCAGGTGCCGCCGGGCACGTACGTACGCCATCAGCTCGGCTGGCGGGAGCGGGCCGTGCTCGACGTGGCGGACACCGACGGCGCCGGCCGCATCGACACCCGACTCGCCCCGCTGCCCACCTGGCTGGGCCTGCTCGGTCAGACCGGGTTCACCGCGTACGTGGGCCTGACCCGGATCGCGGAGCTGCGTCCGGGCGACACCGTCCTGGTTTCGGCGGCGGCCGGCGCCGTCGGCAGCGCCGCCGGCCAGTTCGCGGGCCTGCTGGGCGCGGAGCGCGTCATCGGGACCGCCGGAGGGCCGGACAAGTGCGCCCTGCTGGTGAAGGAGTTCGGCTACGACGCGGCCGCGGACTACCGTGCCGAGCCGGTGCGCGACGCGCTGGCCCGGCTGGCCCCCGACGGCGTCGACGTGTACTTCGACAACGTCGGCGGTGAGCACCTCGCCGCCGCGCTGCACGCGCTGCGCACCGGTGGCCGGGTCGCCCTGTGCGGCATGATGTCGCAGTTCGGCGGCGACCGACGGCCCGCGGACATCAACCAGTTGATCCAGGCGGTCCTCAAGCGGCTGACCCTGCGCGGCTTCATCGTCCGCGACCATGACGACCTGCGGCCGGATTTCGAGCAGCGGGTCGCGGGCTGGCTCGCCGAGGGCCGGATCACCGCCCGCGAGACGGTCGTGGACGGCCTGGAGAACGCCGCGGGGGCGCTGCTGTCCCTGCTCGGCGGCGGCAACGTCGGCAAGATGCTGGTCCGGCTGGACGACTGCCCCTGA
- a CDS encoding transposase, whose translation MSKQVIHPLTGHVYRLTEDGLVEVTDPRTGARGVFDFQARWQSGELRHADLQMAGWVGRLARRRTSRQPEE comes from the coding sequence ATGTCCAAGCAAGTGATCCACCCACTGACCGGGCATGTGTACCGGCTCACCGAGGACGGCCTGGTCGAGGTGACCGACCCCAGGACAGGGGCGCGGGGCGTCTTCGACTTCCAGGCCCGGTGGCAGTCGGGCGAACTGCGCCACGCCGACCTCCAGATGGCCGGCTGGGTCGGCCGCCTCGCCCGGCGCCGCACCAGCCGGCAGCCGGAGGAGTGA
- a CDS encoding 2Fe-2S iron-sulfur cluster-binding protein — protein sequence MDGQVTHRVSVRPSGVELEVLDGEDLFTAARRLGYRWPTVCGGKGTCRTCFVRVEEGAENCSPVGPLEREGIESLRRPVDGSTRLACRLLVEGPVTVTKSGVRRRVQE from the coding sequence GTGGATGGACAAGTGACCCACCGGGTGTCGGTCAGACCCTCCGGCGTCGAGCTCGAAGTCCTCGACGGCGAGGACCTGTTCACCGCCGCCCGGCGACTCGGCTACCGCTGGCCCACCGTCTGCGGCGGCAAGGGAACCTGCCGCACCTGCTTCGTCCGGGTCGAGGAGGGCGCCGAGAACTGTTCCCCCGTGGGCCCGTTGGAGCGCGAGGGCATCGAGTCCTTGCGCAGGCCGGTGGACGGCTCGACCCGGCTCGCCTGCCGGCTCCTGGTCGAGGGCCCGGTGACCGTGACCAAGAGCGGCGTGCGCCGCCGAGTGCAGGAGTGA
- a CDS encoding SRPBCC family protein encodes MDETSEPATARCPGPSVQDYLDQDSRPVPPALRFERNDHLGSEDIDTARFTSREWAEREMRQVWRRVWQFACLESEIPEVGDHEVYEIGDDSLIVVRTAPDEIRAFVNVCLHRGRKLRTVGGNVSEFRCSFHGFAWNLDGTMRTPPCAWDFPHVTPEKFALPEAQVATWRGFVFINMDPYAESFDSYRGTFDDYYIWPLENRYKSLHIGKVLPCNWKIAQDAFIESFHVIATHPQMLPWLADANSQYDVMADQPNWNRMINIQGAPSPHVADSVTEEDVLETFYDSRAFYSAAQGRDLVRQEGDELPAIPPGGTARQVLAERMRAQLAATTHQDFSKTPDTELLDAINYLLFPNFNPWGGAKSNIIYRFRPNGLDPDSCTAEIIFMSSPKQPGELPPPAKIRWVPEDMLFADIPELGVLGPVFDQDCENLPYVQQGLKAMRKPGITLANYQESRIRHFNRTLDQWMDK; translated from the coding sequence ATGGACGAAACGTCGGAGCCGGCCACTGCGCGGTGCCCCGGGCCCAGCGTCCAGGACTACCTCGACCAGGACAGCCGCCCCGTTCCCCCCGCCCTGAGGTTCGAGCGCAACGACCACCTCGGCAGCGAGGACATCGACACCGCCCGCTTCACCTCCCGCGAGTGGGCCGAACGCGAGATGCGGCAGGTCTGGCGGCGCGTCTGGCAGTTCGCCTGCCTGGAGAGCGAGATTCCCGAGGTCGGCGACCACGAGGTGTACGAGATCGGCGACGACTCCCTCATCGTCGTGCGCACGGCCCCCGACGAGATCCGCGCCTTCGTCAACGTCTGCCTGCACCGCGGACGCAAACTGCGCACCGTCGGCGGCAACGTCAGCGAGTTCCGCTGCTCGTTCCACGGGTTCGCCTGGAACCTCGACGGCACGATGCGGACCCCGCCCTGCGCCTGGGACTTCCCGCACGTCACCCCGGAGAAGTTCGCACTTCCCGAGGCCCAGGTGGCCACCTGGCGCGGCTTCGTCTTCATCAACATGGACCCGTACGCCGAGTCCTTCGACAGCTACCGCGGCACCTTCGACGACTACTACATCTGGCCGCTGGAGAACCGCTACAAGTCGCTGCACATCGGCAAGGTGCTGCCCTGCAACTGGAAGATCGCCCAGGACGCGTTCATCGAGTCCTTCCATGTGATCGCCACACACCCGCAGATGCTGCCGTGGCTCGCCGACGCCAACTCGCAGTACGACGTCATGGCGGACCAGCCGAACTGGAACCGGATGATCAACATCCAGGGCGCGCCCAGCCCGCACGTGGCGGACTCCGTCACGGAGGAGGACGTCCTGGAGACCTTCTACGACTCACGCGCGTTCTACTCCGCCGCCCAGGGCCGTGACCTGGTGAGGCAGGAGGGCGACGAGCTGCCGGCGATCCCTCCCGGCGGCACCGCCCGCCAGGTCCTCGCCGAGCGGATGCGCGCGCAACTGGCGGCCACCACGCACCAGGACTTCTCCAAGACCCCCGACACCGAACTGCTGGACGCCATCAACTACTTGCTGTTCCCCAATTTCAACCCCTGGGGCGGCGCCAAGTCGAACATCATCTACCGGTTCCGTCCCAACGGCCTCGACCCCGACTCCTGCACCGCCGAGATCATCTTCATGTCGTCCCCGAAGCAGCCCGGCGAGCTGCCGCCTCCGGCGAAGATCCGCTGGGTGCCCGAGGACATGCTCTTCGCCGACATCCCCGAACTCGGCGTGCTCGGACCCGTCTTCGACCAGGACTGCGAGAACCTTCCCTACGTCCAACAGGGTCTGAAGGCCATGCGCAAGCCGGGCATCACCCTGGCCAACTACCAGGAGAGCCGCATCCGCCACTTCAACCGGACCCTCGACCAGTGGATGGACAAGTGA
- a CDS encoding sugar ABC transporter substrate-binding protein: MSSRPRRAVRRALTAIVPATSLLALAACGAGTTPAADPTRAAAPGSPGLTAARTALEKYSERPATISVTQPVGKAIPRGKKIDFILCGVQSCKDLADFFTEAAEELGWQVKQIATQGTPESVQAAYEQAVRDKPDAVVASGFPRVVYAKQLARLKAAGIPVIQSNADDVTGEGVSLLKNGPDDVGVQGEMLASWVVSNSGAKADTVYFDLPAYTILKPVKDSFAAKYEEWCDGCALDQVDVPITAVGKDMPDRVVSYLRSHPKVTHVVFSLGLLNVGVPAALKTAGITGRRIVVNVGDAQNYQYIQSGLTDGAMALNSHETAWLQADALARHFTGQSMAVDQKAALPNMLVTKDNLPSADGDFPIVEDYQKQFKALWGLS; the protein is encoded by the coding sequence ATGAGTTCCAGACCCCGTCGCGCGGTCCGCCGCGCCCTCACCGCGATCGTGCCCGCCACCTCCCTGCTCGCCCTCGCGGCGTGCGGCGCCGGTACCACTCCGGCCGCCGACCCGACGAGGGCGGCGGCGCCCGGCTCCCCCGGCCTGACGGCGGCCCGCACAGCCCTGGAGAAGTACTCCGAGCGCCCGGCCACGATCTCCGTGACCCAGCCCGTCGGCAAGGCGATCCCCAGGGGCAAGAAGATCGACTTCATCCTCTGCGGCGTCCAGTCCTGCAAGGACCTCGCCGACTTCTTCACCGAGGCGGCCGAGGAACTGGGCTGGCAGGTGAAGCAGATCGCCACCCAGGGCACCCCGGAGTCCGTCCAGGCCGCCTACGAGCAGGCCGTACGTGACAAGCCGGACGCCGTCGTCGCCTCCGGCTTCCCGCGCGTCGTCTACGCCAAGCAGCTGGCCCGGCTCAAGGCAGCCGGCATCCCCGTCATCCAGTCGAACGCCGACGACGTGACGGGCGAGGGCGTCTCCCTGCTGAAGAACGGGCCGGACGACGTCGGCGTCCAGGGCGAGATGCTCGCTTCATGGGTGGTGTCGAACAGCGGCGCCAAGGCCGACACCGTCTACTTCGATCTGCCCGCCTACACGATCCTGAAGCCCGTCAAGGACTCCTTCGCGGCCAAGTACGAGGAGTGGTGCGACGGTTGCGCGCTGGACCAGGTGGACGTGCCGATCACCGCGGTGGGCAAGGACATGCCGGACCGCGTGGTGTCGTACCTCCGGTCGCACCCGAAGGTGACCCATGTCGTCTTCTCCCTGGGCCTGCTCAACGTGGGCGTGCCGGCCGCTCTGAAAACCGCCGGCATCACCGGCAGGCGCATCGTCGTCAACGTCGGTGACGCGCAGAACTACCAGTACATCCAGAGTGGTCTCACCGACGGCGCGATGGCGCTGAACTCCCACGAGACGGCCTGGCTCCAGGCCGACGCGCTCGCCCGGCACTTCACCGGCCAGTCCATGGCCGTGGACCAGAAGGCGGCGCTGCCCAACATGCTCGTCACCAAGGACAACCTGCCCTCGGCCGACGGCGACTTCCCGATCGTCGAGGACTATCAGAAGCAGTTCAAGGCGCTGTGGGGGCTGAGTTGA
- a CDS encoding sugar ABC transporter ATP-binding protein, giving the protein MTGPVLRVAALSKRFGGTQALKDVDLEVAPGEIHALIGPNGSGKSTLIKILAGYHHAEPGAVAELDGEPFDLGHVTASRHDRLRFVHQELGLVGELSAIDNLALSHGFARTAFGNIRWREMERRTTALVERFGLGIDVRRPLATATPVQRTVVAIAAALHGWEGRRGVLVLDEPTAVLPPGEVARLFDIVREVRDAGASVLYISHRMDEIFALADRVTVIRGGRRIATRPVAELTPRSLAELMAGEEMDTDHRPALPSGPAAPVLEVRDLWAGPLRGVGFDLAGGERLGITGLVGSGHEIVPYAVCGAHGGPVRGRLRLPDHSERWTEARDAGGLGLPLVPADRAGEGVIGGFSVGENLTLPLLERMRARSGRLRRRRESALADDWIRRVGVRTAGRGARITTLSGGNQQKVVMARCLAQHPPVLAMCEPTAGVDIATRLQLYDLIERQAGAGMGVIVSSSDTQDLLALCTRVLVVRDGRIAREISGREVTESALVHAMEGTD; this is encoded by the coding sequence TTGACCGGGCCGGTGCTACGGGTGGCCGCCCTGTCGAAGAGGTTCGGCGGCACCCAGGCACTCAAGGACGTCGACCTGGAGGTCGCGCCCGGCGAGATCCACGCCCTGATCGGGCCCAACGGCTCCGGCAAGTCCACGCTCATCAAGATCCTCGCCGGCTACCACCACGCGGAGCCGGGTGCGGTGGCCGAACTCGACGGCGAGCCCTTCGACCTGGGCCATGTCACCGCTTCCCGGCACGACCGGCTCCGCTTCGTCCACCAGGAGCTGGGGCTGGTGGGCGAGCTGAGCGCCATCGACAACCTGGCGCTCAGCCACGGTTTCGCGCGCACGGCCTTCGGCAACATCCGCTGGCGCGAGATGGAGCGGCGGACGACCGCGCTCGTCGAACGGTTCGGCCTCGGCATCGACGTGCGCCGGCCCCTGGCGACGGCGACCCCCGTCCAGCGCACGGTGGTGGCCATCGCCGCCGCCCTGCACGGCTGGGAGGGCCGCCGCGGCGTCCTGGTGCTCGACGAGCCCACCGCCGTACTGCCGCCCGGCGAGGTGGCCCGCCTGTTCGACATCGTGCGGGAGGTCCGCGACGCCGGCGCCTCCGTCCTGTACATCTCGCACCGGATGGACGAGATCTTCGCGCTCGCCGACCGGGTCACCGTGATCCGCGGCGGACGCCGGATCGCCACGCGCCCGGTCGCCGAGCTCACTCCTCGTTCGCTGGCGGAACTGATGGCGGGCGAGGAGATGGACACCGACCACCGTCCCGCACTCCCTTCCGGTCCTGCCGCCCCCGTGCTGGAGGTCCGCGACCTTTGGGCCGGGCCACTACGGGGAGTCGGCTTCGACCTGGCCGGGGGCGAGCGCCTGGGCATCACCGGGCTGGTCGGCTCCGGCCACGAGATCGTGCCGTACGCGGTGTGCGGGGCCCATGGCGGGCCGGTGCGCGGCAGACTGCGGCTGCCGGACCACTCCGAGCGGTGGACCGAGGCGCGTGACGCCGGCGGCCTGGGCCTTCCCCTGGTCCCTGCCGACCGGGCGGGCGAGGGAGTGATCGGCGGTTTCTCGGTCGGCGAGAACCTCACTCTCCCCCTGCTGGAGCGGATGCGCGCCCGTTCCGGGCGGCTGCGGCGACGACGCGAGTCCGCCCTGGCAGACGACTGGATCCGGCGGGTCGGCGTCCGAACGGCCGGACGCGGAGCGCGGATCACCACGCTGAGCGGCGGCAACCAGCAGAAGGTCGTCATGGCCCGCTGCCTGGCCCAGCACCCTCCGGTGCTGGCGATGTGCGAACCCACGGCGGGAGTGGACATCGCCACCCGCCTGCAGCTGTACGACCTGATAGAGCGTCAGGCCGGTGCGGGCATGGGCGTCATCGTGTCCTCTTCTGACACGCAGGATCTGCTCGCGCTGTGCACCCGCGTCCTGGTGGTCCGGGACGGCCGGATCGCACGGGAGATCAGCGGCCGGGAAGTCACCGAGTCCGCGCTCGTGCACGCCATGGAAGGAACCGACTGA
- a CDS encoding ABC transporter permease, which yields MTSTPTRAGELPPSAPETSAVSLPGTPVRRAAAALSFRNIGAVYVWLVIVVLFSVWAPDTFPTAVTVKQVLNGNAVAGLVALSVVPPLAARVFDLSVAYTMSLTSVLTARFLVSAGLGPGTAIALAMTAALLIGVVNGIVVVVLRVDSFIATLATGALIQSLITMVTNDSSITGVQLLARPFADIAQLDAGGITLPVLYLLLAALAIWFVLEHTATGRRLYATGFNADAARLQGVRTDRLRFVTLVASALLSGLAGVVFASSVGSGSPTAGTPYLLSAYAAAFVGATQLRAGRFNAWGTVLAVLLLGTGITGLGLATSAQWAASLFTGSVLIVALVLTGGRIALPAVLRRRTGSRPQPTTSREVR from the coding sequence ATGACGTCCACCCCGACCCGGGCGGGCGAGCTCCCGCCCTCCGCACCGGAGACATCCGCGGTGTCCCTGCCTGGGACACCCGTCCGACGGGCGGCGGCGGCCCTGTCGTTCCGGAACATCGGCGCCGTGTACGTGTGGCTGGTCATCGTCGTGCTCTTCTCCGTCTGGGCGCCGGACACGTTCCCGACCGCCGTCACGGTCAAGCAGGTACTGAACGGCAACGCCGTGGCGGGCCTCGTCGCACTCAGCGTCGTCCCACCCCTGGCCGCACGTGTCTTCGACCTCTCGGTCGCCTACACCATGTCGCTCACCAGCGTGCTGACCGCGCGTTTCCTGGTCTCCGCCGGACTCGGACCCGGCACGGCCATCGCCCTGGCGATGACCGCGGCGCTGCTGATCGGGGTCGTCAACGGAATCGTGGTGGTGGTCCTGCGCGTCGACTCGTTCATCGCCACCCTGGCCACCGGAGCGCTGATCCAGTCCCTGATCACCATGGTCACCAACGACAGTTCCATCACCGGCGTGCAGTTGCTGGCCAGGCCGTTCGCGGACATCGCCCAGCTGGACGCGGGCGGCATCACCCTGCCGGTGCTGTATCTGCTGCTCGCCGCCCTCGCCATCTGGTTCGTGCTGGAACACACCGCCACCGGGCGCCGGTTGTACGCCACCGGTTTCAACGCCGACGCGGCCCGGCTGCAGGGCGTGCGCACCGACCGGCTGCGCTTTGTGACCCTGGTGGCCTCGGCGCTGCTCTCCGGTCTCGCCGGCGTCGTCTTCGCGTCCTCGGTGGGATCCGGATCGCCGACCGCGGGCACCCCGTACCTGCTGTCGGCCTACGCCGCCGCCTTCGTGGGGGCCACCCAGTTGCGCGCGGGCCGCTTCAACGCCTGGGGGACGGTACTCGCGGTACTCCTGCTCGGCACGGGCATCACCGGACTCGGGCTCGCCACCAGCGCGCAGTGGGCCGCGAGCCTGTTCACCGGTTCGGTCCTCATCGTGGCGCTGGTCCTCACGGGTGGCCGGATCGCCCTGCCCGCCGTTCTGCGCCGCCGGACGGGGTCCCGTCCTCAGCCGACCACCAGCAGGGAGGTCCGATGA
- a CDS encoding NAD(P)-dependent alcohol dehydrogenase codes for MKAVQYRRVGHAPEVVEVPVPAPGPGQVLLKVTAAGLCHSDLAVMGWPGEQFPYALPMTLGHEGAGTVAAVGAGVTAVVVGEAAAVYGPWGCGRCHKCAEGRENCCPHAAGLGILPPGLGSPGALAEYMLVDSARHLVPLSGVDPVQAAPLTDAGLTPYHAIRRSLPKLLPGSTAVVIGVGGLGHLAVQLLRALTPARVVALDVGKDKLELAREVGAHEVLLSDGEAAARLRELTGGTGAEVVLDFVGAEATLAVAAASVAVEGDVTVVGLGGGTLAVGFGGGLPFEVSASFPYWGSRTELMEVLELARRGLVSAHVETFTLEQAPEAYERLHAGEISGRAVVLPYA; via the coding sequence ATGAAGGCAGTTCAGTACCGGCGGGTGGGGCACGCCCCCGAGGTCGTGGAGGTCCCGGTGCCTGCACCCGGCCCGGGCCAGGTGCTGCTCAAGGTGACGGCGGCGGGGCTGTGTCACTCCGATCTGGCGGTGATGGGCTGGCCCGGGGAGCAGTTCCCCTACGCGCTGCCGATGACACTCGGTCACGAGGGTGCCGGGACGGTCGCGGCGGTGGGCGCCGGTGTCACCGCCGTGGTGGTGGGCGAGGCTGCGGCGGTGTACGGCCCGTGGGGCTGCGGGCGCTGTCACAAGTGCGCCGAGGGCAGGGAGAACTGCTGTCCGCACGCCGCCGGGCTCGGCATCCTGCCGCCGGGTCTCGGCTCGCCCGGTGCCCTGGCGGAGTACATGCTGGTGGACTCGGCCCGCCACCTGGTCCCGCTGAGCGGAGTCGACCCTGTCCAGGCCGCGCCCCTCACCGACGCCGGGCTGACCCCGTATCACGCGATCCGCAGATCGCTGCCGAAGCTGCTGCCCGGCAGCACGGCGGTGGTGATCGGCGTCGGCGGTCTGGGGCATCTCGCCGTGCAGCTGTTGCGCGCGCTGACCCCGGCCCGGGTGGTCGCCCTCGACGTGGGCAAGGACAAGCTGGAGCTGGCACGCGAGGTCGGCGCCCACGAGGTGCTCCTCTCCGACGGCGAGGCGGCCGCACGGCTCCGGGAACTCACCGGCGGGACGGGAGCGGAGGTCGTCCTGGACTTCGTCGGAGCCGAGGCGACCCTGGCGGTCGCCGCCGCGTCGGTGGCGGTGGAGGGCGACGTCACCGTCGTCGGCCTCGGCGGAGGGACGCTGGCCGTCGGCTTCGGGGGCGGGCTGCCGTTCGAGGTGTCGGCCTCCTTCCCCTACTGGGGCAGCCGCACGGAGCTCATGGAAGTCCTCGAACTCGCGCGGCGGGGTCTCGTCTCCGCCCACGTCGAGACCTTCACGCTGGAGCAGGCGCCCGAGGCGTACGAGCGTCTGCACGCCGGGGAGATCAGCGGCCGCGCGGTGGTACTGCCGTACGCCTGA
- a CDS encoding ThuA domain-containing protein: MAGPAGRLDAVLVCGGRWHDFDHARLRLLELLDEHPRVRTTVYQDYDCLAALDQADLLVTYTCDVRPRPAQRAALARFVERGGRWLALHGTNAVIEPSANGGPRVFTTPRLLGELAEVLGSQFLAHPPIEPYEVRVTRPDHPLVAGIGPFTVTDELYVCELHGELDVLLHTEYTGPCRGFAEGDAAALDHAPRPVLYLKRHGLGEVCYFTLGHCRGRYDLQDLGVDDTGRVDVGPWRTPQFLTVLRRCVERMVGARSPQGGQAGA; the protein is encoded by the coding sequence GTGGCGGGCCCGGCCGGCCGCCTGGACGCCGTACTGGTCTGCGGCGGCCGGTGGCACGACTTTGACCACGCGCGGCTGCGGCTGCTGGAACTGCTCGATGAGCATCCGCGGGTGCGCACGACGGTGTACCAGGACTACGACTGCCTGGCCGCCCTCGACCAGGCCGACCTGCTGGTCACCTACACCTGCGACGTCCGGCCCCGCCCGGCGCAGCGGGCCGCACTGGCGCGGTTCGTCGAGCGGGGCGGGCGCTGGCTCGCCCTGCACGGCACCAACGCGGTGATCGAGCCGTCGGCGAATGGCGGGCCGCGGGTGTTCACGACTCCACGGCTCCTCGGGGAACTGGCGGAGGTGCTGGGCAGCCAGTTCCTGGCCCACCCGCCGATCGAGCCGTACGAGGTGCGGGTGACCCGGCCCGACCATCCGCTGGTCGCCGGGATCGGGCCGTTCACGGTCACCGACGAGCTGTACGTGTGCGAGCTGCACGGGGAGCTGGACGTACTGCTGCACACCGAGTACACGGGGCCGTGCCGCGGTTTCGCCGAGGGCGACGCGGCGGCCCTCGACCACGCGCCCCGACCGGTGCTGTATCTCAAGCGGCACGGCCTCGGCGAGGTCTGCTACTTCACCCTCGGCCACTGCCGGGGCCGCTACGACCTGCAGGACCTGGGCGTGGACGACACCGGGCGCGTGGACGTGGGGCCGTGGCGGACACCGCAGTTTCTGACGGTGCTCCGGCGCTGTGTGGAGCGGATGGTGGGTGCGCGAAGTCCGCAAGGGGGGCAGGCCGGCGCCTGA